From Watersipora subatra chromosome 8, tzWatSuba1.1, whole genome shotgun sequence, a single genomic window includes:
- the LOC137402486 gene encoding uncharacterized protein — MDDNQRRRIALLLLKKKYLLLKQKKRTLTTNSDRRYWVHPINEKRDQLGVYANLIKELREDEDSRRHIKYLRISPWNFDYILEAIKPLITKHDTVMRKSIEPRLKLAATLHHLADGSSHAAISAHYRLSRSTVSQIIDDTCVALWTVLQPIYLKPPSGPDEWRVVAEGFERWNFPHCLGSIDGKHIIIQKPKHSGSMFWNYKQRDSIVLLAVCDASYRFTLIDIGQPGSNSDGGIWESSEFRRGLDNGQVNLPESEPLVGYEETGDFPYMFVADEAFPLKPYIMRPFPGRALNSVPKRIFNYRLSRARRIIENTFGILSRRWQILFKMIQADQEKATNLVRAMCVLHNFLRTVNDTSYTPPGYLDIPNTDGSITPGFWRSQTHPPSNQPNQMQLQRGGTAEAAGIRDRLVQYFSSPQGSVPWQDAHINQR; from the exons ATGGATGACAATCAACGGAGAAGAATTGCTTTGCTACTGCTAAAGAAAAAATATCTGCTACTCAAACAGAAAAAGAGGACTCTCACTACAAACTCAGACAGAAGGTATTGGGTCCACCCCATAAATGAGAAAAGAGATCAACTGGGAGTTTATGCAAATCTGATCAAGGAGTTGAGAGAGGATGAGGATTCAAGAAGACACATAAAATACCTAAGAATATCACCTTGGAACTTTGACTATATTCTTGAGGCAATAAAACCTCTCATAACAAAGCATGACACAGTGATGAGGAAGTCAATAGAGCCAAGACTAAAGCTGGCAGCCACACTTCACCACCTAGCTGATGGAAGTTCTCACGCAGCCATCTCAGCTCACTACCGCTTGAGCAGATCAACAGTCTCCCAGATAATTGATGACACATGTGTCGCACTGTGGACTGTGCTGCAGCCCATTTACCTCAAACCTCCTTCAGGGCCAGATGAATGGAGGGTAGTCGCTGAAGG TTTTGAAAGATGGAACTTCCCTCACTGCCTTGGTAGTATTGACGGGAAGCACATCATTATTCAGAAGCCAAAGCACTCTGGCTCCATGTTCTGGAACTACAAACAGAGAGACAGTATCGTCCTACTAGCTGTATGTGATGCTTCATACAGATTCACCCTCATCGACATTGGTCAACCAGGAAGTAATAGTGATGGGGGAATATGGGAGTCATCCGAGTTTAGAAGAGGCTTGGATAATGG TCAAGTTAATCTGCCAGAGAGCGAGCCGTTGGTGGGTTATGAAGAAACTGGAGACTTTCCCTACATGTTTGTGGCAGATGAGGCATTCCCTCTGAAACCATATATTATGAGGCCATTCCCAGGTCGAGCCCTCAATTCGGTGCCCAAGAGAATCTTCAACTACAGACTCTCTCGTGCACGGCGCATCATAGAAAACACGTTTG GAATCCTATCTCGTCGATGGCAAATCTTGTTTAAGATGATTCAGGCAGACCAAGAGAAGGCAACAAACCTAGTTCGTGCCATGTGTGTGTTACACAACTTTCTGCGCACGGTGAACGACACCAGCTACACACCACCAGGTTACCTGGACATTCCAAACACAGACGGCTCCATCACACCTGGTTTCTGGCGTTCACAAACACACCCACCCTCCAACCAGCCAAACCAAATGCAGCTACAAAGAGGTGGGACTGCAGAGGCAGCAGGAATCAGAGACAGACTTGTGCAGTATTTTTCAAGCCCCCAGGGCTCGGTCCCATGGCAAGATGCCCATATTAACCAAAGATAA